A portion of the Candidatus Ruthia endofausta genome contains these proteins:
- a CDS encoding ATP-binding cassette domain-containing protein, with protein sequence MEQSLLFSLQRLSQLQRSRFDALELQQVIEDECNGLIKKLVMLHNVCHALLIPNPKALKSINDPSLLPLLIFDEFQQWGIIKSFNTKGEWVAEWFSKEKNSWLEVILDDLGEYEIFAIKMKKKFDIGNSRIFQMVKTELITHKRWLIDASLAGILINIVAVVSAFYSMQIYDRVVPTGAQQTLLVLTIGVLAITVLDFIAKLVRAGLYEKLIDNIDRRLSRDVYKRFLALRMDQLPRSVGSLASQMRGYESVRSFLSAITTYLVVDVPFVLFYVLLIAAIGGYLALVPMIFFFIATLTGLYFHKKIKTLADNINESVNLKVGLLVESIEGAETIKSGQGGWRMLSNWMNITDEGRGYDLEMKRMTDQSQYMVAFFQQSSFVLMVASGALLISGGGLTMGGLIACSILSGRILAPVAQIPSHLVQWANTKSAIKLLDVIWDLKCDHDGIDLPIVPEDICGEFCIEAKTQINYGEKVALALPEMRINPGEKIGVLGPIGSGKTSLLRLLSGMYKPNVGQILLDDIDLAHISKPVLAEKIGFLQQEGRLFKGTLRENLILGLLDPGDDKILEVSKLTGLLNSVISTTEKGLEQEIFEGGLGLSGGQKQLLNLTRVVLRAPKIWLLDEPTASVDRNLEVLLINMFKKTIKAEDTLVLVTHKMEMIELVERLIVVNKNQIVMDGPKADVIAQLSGKVQEAKS encoded by the coding sequence ATGGAGCAAAGTTTATTATTTAGTTTACAACGTTTATCGCAGTTGCAAAGGTCTCGTTTTGATGCATTAGAATTACAACAGGTTATTGAGGATGAATGTAATGGCTTAATTAAAAAATTGGTAATGTTGCATAATGTATGCCATGCATTATTAATTCCTAATCCTAAAGCATTAAAATCTATTAACGACCCCTCTTTGTTGCCTTTATTGATTTTTGATGAATTCCAGCAATGGGGTATTATTAAAAGTTTTAATACCAAAGGCGAATGGGTAGCAGAATGGTTCTCTAAAGAGAAAAATTCTTGGTTAGAAGTAATACTTGATGATTTGGGTGAGTATGAGATTTTTGCCATAAAAATGAAAAAAAAGTTCGATATAGGTAATAGTCGAATCTTTCAAATGGTTAAAACTGAATTAATTACTCATAAGAGATGGCTGATTGACGCTTCTTTAGCAGGAATTTTGATTAATATTGTGGCTGTGGTTAGTGCTTTTTATTCTATGCAGATTTATGACCGCGTTGTGCCAACAGGCGCTCAACAAACTTTATTGGTGCTGACAATAGGCGTATTAGCAATAACCGTATTAGATTTTATTGCTAAGTTAGTGCGTGCAGGGCTATACGAAAAGTTAATTGATAATATAGATAGACGCCTATCTAGAGATGTATACAAACGGTTTTTGGCATTACGAATGGATCAATTGCCAAGAAGTGTGGGTAGTTTGGCTTCGCAAATGCGAGGTTATGAATCAGTACGTAGTTTTTTATCTGCCATTACGACTTATCTGGTAGTTGACGTTCCATTTGTGCTGTTCTATGTTTTATTAATCGCTGCTATTGGTGGTTATTTGGCCTTAGTACCTATGATATTTTTTTTTATAGCAACTTTAACAGGATTATATTTCCATAAGAAGATAAAAACGCTAGCAGATAATATTAATGAATCTGTTAATCTTAAAGTGGGTTTATTGGTGGAGTCAATTGAAGGCGCTGAAACGATTAAATCGGGCCAAGGTGGTTGGCGCATGCTTTCTAATTGGATGAATATCACTGACGAAGGCCGTGGTTATGATTTAGAGATGAAGCGAATGACTGACCAATCTCAGTATATGGTAGCGTTTTTTCAACAATCTTCGTTTGTGCTGATGGTGGCATCAGGTGCATTATTGATTAGTGGTGGAGGTTTGACTATGGGTGGATTAATTGCTTGCTCTATTTTGTCAGGTCGAATTTTGGCACCTGTTGCACAAATTCCATCTCACCTAGTTCAATGGGCAAATACTAAGTCAGCAATTAAATTACTAGATGTGATTTGGGATTTAAAATGTGACCATGATGGTATAGACTTGCCTATTGTGCCTGAAGATATATGTGGTGAATTTTGTATTGAAGCGAAAACACAAATAAATTATGGCGAAAAGGTGGCTTTAGCTTTGCCAGAAATGAGAATCAACCCAGGTGAAAAAATTGGTGTTTTAGGACCTATTGGCTCTGGAAAAACATCATTATTACGTCTGTTAAGTGGCATGTACAAGCCCAATGTTGGTCAGATTTTATTAGACGACATTGATTTGGCCCATATTTCAAAACCTGTTTTAGCTGAAAAAATTGGTTTTTTACAACAAGAAGGGCGACTATTCAAAGGCACACTTAGAGAAAATTTAATTTTAGGTTTGCTCGATCCGGGTGATGATAAAATTTTGGAAGTATCTAAATTAACAGGCTTATTAAATAGTGTTATCTCTACTACTGAAAAAGGGCTAGAACAAGAAATATTTGAAGGTGGGTTAGGTTTGTCTGGTGGACAAAAGCAATTACTTAATTTAACTCGGGTAGTTTTACGAGCACCAAAAATATGGTTATTAGACGAACCAACTGCATCTGTTGATCGTAACTTAGAAGTGTTGTTAATCAACATGTTTAAGAAAACAATAAAGGCAGAAGATACGTTGGTATTGGTAACGCATAAAATGGAAATGATAGAATTGGTTGAGCGTTTAATTGTTGTTAATAAAAATCAAATAGTGATGGATGGACCAAAGGCTGATGTAATTGCACAACTTTCTGGTAAAGTACAAGAGGCCAAGTCATGA
- a CDS encoding HlyD family efflux transporter periplasmic adaptor subunit, with the protein MNLEKILLKVEHSFSIVYVLLGGFIAFILWASLFDIDETVRCQGKVVANSSSQIIQVVDGGVLSKLLVSEGEHVKQRQLLATLEKDRAQASYYEVRSQVAYLKSALARANAEILENPIVFDELTQDYPDFMSAQKALYVQKKRSLNQEVSMLEESLAMSTKEWEITQSLEKTGDVSQLEVLRAKQKVLDFKRKVADTKNKYYGKISAEIEKLEGELAKNLYKLKKQKSVLEYTDIYSPVSGIVKELKVTTVGGVLRAGEQLMEISPSQGGVILEAKINPVDIGRLKLGMPVVIKLDAFDYTIFGGLKGTLNYISSDTLLDKDSSGGQMTFYQVNVKIEGPEHEDNVKSKAINVKLGMSGTIDIKVGRRSLFTYLTKPISRGFSGALNEK; encoded by the coding sequence ATGAATTTAGAGAAAATTTTATTAAAAGTTGAGCATTCATTTTCGATTGTTTATGTTTTATTAGGTGGCTTCATTGCTTTTATACTATGGGCATCACTATTTGATATTGATGAAACAGTTCGTTGTCAAGGTAAAGTGGTTGCTAATAGTAGTAGCCAAATTATTCAAGTGGTTGATGGCGGTGTTTTATCTAAATTATTAGTTAGTGAGGGTGAGCACGTTAAGCAGAGGCAACTTCTAGCAACACTTGAAAAAGATCGTGCACAAGCGAGTTATTACGAGGTAAGGTCTCAAGTAGCATATTTGAAGTCAGCATTAGCAAGAGCCAATGCAGAAATTTTAGAAAATCCCATTGTATTTGATGAATTAACCCAAGATTATCCTGATTTTATGAGTGCACAAAAAGCTTTGTATGTTCAAAAGAAGCGCTCTTTAAATCAAGAGGTGTCCATGCTGGAGGAAAGTCTTGCAATGAGTACTAAGGAGTGGGAAATTACTCAAAGTTTAGAAAAAACAGGTGATGTTAGTCAATTAGAAGTTTTAAGAGCTAAACAGAAAGTATTAGACTTTAAGCGTAAAGTGGCAGATACTAAAAATAAATATTACGGAAAAATCAGTGCTGAAATTGAAAAGTTGGAAGGTGAGTTGGCTAAAAATCTATATAAACTTAAAAAACAAAAAAGTGTCTTAGAATATACTGATATTTATTCACCTGTGTCAGGTATTGTTAAAGAGCTAAAAGTAACCACTGTTGGTGGTGTTTTACGTGCTGGAGAGCAATTGATGGAAATATCCCCTTCTCAAGGTGGTGTTATTTTAGAAGCAAAAATTAATCCTGTTGATATTGGTAGACTAAAATTGGGTATGCCAGTGGTGATTAAACTTGATGCATTTGATTATACTATTTTTGGTGGTTTAAAAGGCACACTAAATTACATCAGTTCGGACACTTTGTTAGATAAAGACTCTTCTGGAGGGCAAATGACTTTTTATCAAGTAAATGTCAAAATTGAAGGGCCAGAACATGAGGATAATGTCAAATCCAAGGCGATTAATGTCAAATTAGGCATGTCAGGTACGATTGATATTAAAGTCGGAAGGCGTTCTTTATTCACTTATTTAACCAAGCCAATTAGTCGTGGCTTTAGTGGTGCTCTTAACGAGAAGTAA
- a CDS encoding DUF2927 domain-containing protein encodes MFEVAYKNEYQLRQTKLRRWQQPIRYRVGYFNLDASGFDIAEALIQDHFQDLSKITRVIINKDDKNPNFKILLTKKAHCKLAINRYTNIKIKNLDTQSNCLLNFKHNKKSELTNALVIISVDHAILLWFIARLVLLRN; translated from the coding sequence ATTTTTGAAGTTGCTTATAAGAACGAGTATCAGTTAAGACAAACAAAATTAAGACGTTGGCAACAACCAATTAGATACCGGGTTGGCTATTTTAATTTAGATGCGTCCGGGTTTGATATTGCTGAAGCACTTATCCAAGACCATTTCCAAGATTTATCTAAAATTACAAGAGTGATTATTAATAAAGATGATAAGAATCCCAATTTTAAAATACTGTTAACCAAAAAAGCACATTGTAAATTGGCGATTAATCGTTATACCAACATCAAAATAAAAAATCTCGATACTCAAAGTAACTGTTTGTTAAATTTCAAGCATAATAAGAAATCCGAATTAACCAATGCACTGGTTATTATTTCTGTTGATCATGCAATACTATTATGGTTTATTGCCAGACTTGTGTTGTTAAGAAATTAA
- the bioC gene encoding malonyl-ACP O-methyltransferase BioC, which yields MSQVRSAFNKASNNYDDHAFLQKEIAVRLDQKLNTISSKADIILDLGAGTGLLSQQLTKRFSNSEIICLDFAQQPLKYNPSSSKICANANYLPLPDNSVNMITSNLMMQWCPNLNTLFLECFRVLKNNGLILFSTFGPDTLKELKKSWLIVDDKTHVNTFIDMHDIGDQMLQNGFQNPVMEMETLTLTYQTVIDLLHDLKAIGAQTVTKRSKSLTGKDKFQLMIKMYESYKNNGKLPATYEVIYGHAWKKTTGVGNITLESQ from the coding sequence ATGTCTCAGGTAAGATCTGCCTTTAATAAAGCCTCAAATAATTATGATGATCATGCATTTTTACAAAAAGAAATTGCTGTTAGGTTGGATCAAAAACTTAATACTATTTCATCCAAAGCTGACATCATTCTTGATCTTGGTGCAGGCACCGGTTTACTTAGCCAACAACTAACTAAACGCTTTTCGAACTCAGAAATTATTTGTCTAGATTTTGCCCAACAGCCTTTAAAATATAATCCATCTAGTAGTAAAATTTGTGCCAATGCTAATTATTTACCACTACCAGACAATAGCGTTAATATGATTACTTCTAACTTGATGATGCAGTGGTGTCCAAATCTTAACACTTTGTTTTTAGAATGTTTCCGCGTGCTTAAAAACAATGGATTAATTCTATTCTCTACCTTTGGTCCAGATACGCTAAAAGAATTAAAAAAAAGTTGGTTAATTGTGGATGATAAAACACATGTCAACACTTTTATTGATATGCATGATATTGGCGATCAAATGCTACAAAACGGGTTTCAAAATCCTGTAATGGAAATGGAAACCTTAACACTCACTTATCAAACAGTCATTGATTTATTGCACGATCTTAAAGCTATTGGCGCCCAAACAGTTACTAAACGCTCAAAGTCCCTAACTGGTAAAGACAAGTTCCAACTGATGATTAAAATGTATGAATCTTACAAAAATAATGGGAAATTACCAGCCACTTACGAAGTTATTTATGGACATGCGTGGAAAAAAACAACTGGCGTTGGTAATATCACACTTGAAAGTCAATAA
- a CDS encoding metal ABC transporter solute-binding protein, Zn/Mn family, which yields MQFLFVKNKLNSIIFLFLEKIIMIFRSLLAIIILLLSVNIFAVQNIVVSIKPIHSIVSSLTQGITEPKLLLKTNQSAHHTHLKPSQLSLLSHADLAIFIHPTFEGGLKKVLASLDANKKLIIGNVENIHLIHNEEHEGGEKHEESDEEHGHDEHQEVVNYHLWLDINNMQIFAKKLIERLIKIDPDNQSNYTVNLDKLNKNLDKLKQDINQDISAYKSKVLASYSNTFDYFTNANQLNKSINITSYHGERLSIFKMLQARKIMKNTQTKCLLTIEVPKKRTNSLTEGLNINSANIDIIGFNIQQGSGHYFKLMHHITNKVVQCLR from the coding sequence GTGCAATTTTTATTTGTCAAAAATAAATTGAATAGTATAATATTCTTATTTTTAGAAAAAATTATTATGATTTTTCGTTCACTCTTAGCAATAATAATCCTGTTACTTTCTGTAAATATCTTTGCAGTACAAAATATTGTAGTCAGTATTAAGCCCATTCACTCTATTGTTAGTAGCCTAACTCAAGGAATAACAGAACCGAAATTATTACTAAAAACCAATCAATCAGCGCATCATACTCATCTAAAACCCTCTCAATTATCCTTATTGAGCCATGCGGACTTAGCTATTTTTATTCACCCTACTTTTGAAGGCGGGCTTAAAAAAGTATTGGCTAGTCTTGATGCTAATAAAAAACTAATTATTGGCAATGTGGAAAATATTCATCTTATTCACAATGAGGAACATGAGGGAGGCGAAAAACATGAAGAGAGTGATGAAGAACATGGGCATGATGAGCATCAGGAGGTAGTCAACTATCACCTCTGGCTAGATATAAACAATATGCAAATATTTGCAAAAAAACTGATTGAAAGATTGATTAAAATTGATCCTGATAACCAATCAAATTACACAGTTAATTTAGACAAACTTAACAAAAATTTAGACAAACTCAAACAAGATATTAATCAAGATATATCAGCTTATAAATCTAAAGTACTTGCAAGTTATTCCAATACTTTTGATTATTTTACCAACGCCAACCAATTAAATAAATCGATTAATATTACGAGTTATCACGGTGAAAGATTGAGTATATTTAAAATGCTTCAAGCTAGAAAGATAATGAAAAATACTCAAACAAAATGTTTGCTCACCATAGAAGTACCAAAAAAACGTACTAATTCATTAACCGAAGGTCTGAATATAAATTCAGCAAACATTGACATTATAGGTTTTAATATTCAGCAAGGATCTGGTCATTATTTTAAACTAATGCATCATATCACCAATAAAGTTGTCCAATGTCTCAGGTAA
- the cmoB gene encoding tRNA 5-methoxyuridine(34)/uridine 5-oxyacetic acid(34) synthase CmoB: MLSDFYKCATSTQLDLICTQLINLSTRAFNANNGNIPKWEQAIEQIKTQNTGSLDFITPYLNISAHHINNLTLEKSLKQLMPWRKGPYQIGNLQLNSEWRGDMKWHRLIPHIKPLKDKVVLDVGSGNGYFTYLMAISGAEIALGIEPFLLFNYQFQAIRTLINNPPNAFVLPLLLEEMPKRPLFDTVFSMGVLYHQKNHRLHLKQLKDVMKPDGELILETFIIDLEKVEKIIPKGRYSKMRNVYCLPSVNTLHTWLEDAEFKNIKLLDITKTTSKEQRTTHWIGNNTQSLKDFLDPNNSDLTIEGLPAPRRAIFICQK; encoded by the coding sequence ATGCTTAGTGATTTTTATAAATGTGCCACATCAACACAATTAGATTTGATATGTACACAACTTATCAACTTATCAACCCGTGCATTTAATGCAAATAACGGCAATATACCCAAATGGGAACAAGCCATTGAACAAATTAAAACTCAAAATACTGGCAGTCTTGATTTTATAACGCCTTATTTAAATATTAGTGCTCACCATATTAATAATCTCACTTTAGAAAAATCTTTAAAACAGCTTATGCCCTGGCGCAAAGGGCCTTATCAAATTGGCAATTTACAACTTAATAGCGAATGGCGTGGTGATATGAAATGGCATAGACTCATTCCCCATATCAAGCCACTTAAAGATAAAGTTGTGCTTGATGTTGGCTCTGGCAATGGCTACTTTACTTATCTTATGGCCATTTCAGGTGCTGAAATTGCACTAGGTATTGAACCCTTCTTATTATTTAATTATCAGTTTCAAGCTATTCGCACATTAATTAACAATCCACCAAATGCATTTGTATTACCATTACTCTTAGAAGAAATGCCAAAAAGGCCCTTATTTGATACGGTATTTTCCATGGGTGTTTTATATCACCAAAAAAACCATAGGTTACATTTGAAACAACTAAAAGATGTTATGAAACCAGATGGAGAGCTCATCTTAGAAACATTCATTATTGATTTGGAAAAAGTTGAAAAAATCATTCCAAAAGGACGTTATTCTAAAATGCGAAACGTTTACTGCTTGCCATCAGTAAATACACTACATACTTGGCTTGAAGATGCAGAATTTAAAAACATTAAATTACTGGACATTACCAAAACCACATCAAAAGAACAACGAACCACCCATTGGATTGGCAATAACACACAATCTCTTAAAGATTTTCTTGACCCAAATAATAGCGACTTAACTATTGAAGGGTTGCCAGCACCCAGACGTGCAATTTTTATTTGTCAAAAATAA
- the frr gene encoding ribosome recycling factor produces the protein MLNKIQQDVQNRMNKSVASLKNSFSKIRAGRAHPSLLEQIHVDYYSSMVPLSQVADINAEDSRTLKVSPWEKDMVAVIEKAIMTSDLGLNPQTMGEVIRIPLPPLTQERRGELVKVVKNEAEQAKVAIRNIRRDANSDFKELFKKKEISEDEARKAEDDIQKITDTYIKEIETKLGEKENALLEI, from the coding sequence ATGTTAAATAAAATACAACAAGACGTACAAAACAGAATGAATAAAAGTGTTGCTTCACTTAAGAATTCTTTTAGTAAAATTAGAGCAGGTCGTGCACATCCATCACTACTCGAACAAATTCATGTGGATTATTATAGCTCTATGGTGCCACTATCTCAAGTGGCTGATATCAACGCAGAAGATTCACGCACACTTAAGGTATCTCCATGGGAAAAGGACATGGTCGCTGTGATTGAGAAGGCCATTATGACATCAGATTTAGGACTTAACCCACAAACCATGGGAGAAGTCATACGCATTCCTTTGCCGCCACTTACCCAAGAGCGCCGAGGCGAGTTGGTAAAAGTCGTCAAAAATGAGGCAGAGCAAGCTAAAGTTGCCATCCGCAATATTCGTCGCGACGCCAATTCTGATTTTAAAGAACTGTTTAAAAAAAAGGAAATTTCAGAGGATGAAGCTAGAAAAGCAGAAGATGATATTCAAAAAATTACTGATACATATATTAAAGAAATAGAAACCAAACTTGGTGAAAAGGAAAACGCTCTATTAGAAATTTAA
- the pyrH gene encoding UMP kinase, translating into MRKYKRILLKLSGEALASTENTIDPVTLNKVLGIIKSVLSQNVEIAIIVGGGNIFRGATLVQAGMNHITADHIGMLATVINALAIADICQKNKVDTLVMSGFPIGGSVCDSINHVRAKQALDKGKVVIFCAGTGSPCFTTDTGAALRAIEIDANIVFKATKVDGIYTSDPIKNPDAKRYDSLSFDEAIERNLQIMDISAFALCREHDLEICVFNMLENINTLSDILKGEPLGTIVRK; encoded by the coding sequence ATGAGGAAATACAAACGTATCTTATTAAAACTCAGTGGCGAAGCTTTAGCCAGCACTGAAAATACAATTGACCCAGTAACACTAAACAAAGTGCTTGGTATTATAAAATCAGTACTTAGTCAAAATGTTGAAATAGCAATTATTGTTGGTGGTGGTAATATTTTTAGAGGTGCAACACTCGTACAAGCTGGTATGAATCATATTACTGCTGACCATATAGGTATGTTAGCAACAGTTATAAATGCACTTGCTATTGCAGATATTTGTCAAAAAAATAAGGTTGATACATTGGTCATGTCTGGTTTTCCAATTGGTGGTAGTGTCTGTGATTCAATTAACCATGTGCGTGCTAAACAAGCTTTAGACAAGGGCAAAGTCGTCATTTTTTGTGCAGGCACAGGCAGCCCATGTTTTACCACTGACACCGGCGCAGCACTACGTGCTATTGAAATTGATGCAAATATTGTATTTAAAGCTACTAAAGTAGATGGCATTTATACTAGCGACCCTATCAAAAATCCTGATGCAAAACGTTATGATTCATTAAGTTTTGATGAGGCAATTGAGAGAAATCTTCAAATTATGGATATATCTGCATTTGCACTATGTCGTGAACATGATTTAGAAATTTGTGTATTCAATATGCTAGAAAACATCAATACATTATCAGATATTTTAAAAGGCGAACCTTTGGGCACCATCGTAAGGAAATAA
- the uvrA gene encoding excinuclease ABC subunit UvrA, with the protein MDQISIHGARVHNLKNIDIDIPRNKLVVLTGLSGSGKSSLAFDTIYAEGQRRYVESLSTYVRQFLSLMEKPDVDYIEGLSPAISIEQKAISHNPRSTVGTITEIYDYLRLLFARAGIPKCPKHQINLESQTISQMVDSIVKLPTGEKIMLLAPIVQNRKGSHAKLLEELNYQGFLRARVNGVVVYIDEMEMLNGKVNHTIEIIIDRLKIREDMASRLSESLETALNLSAGLVRVVPMEEDPSWQEKVFSAKFSCVECGYSLSELEPRLFSFNNPVGACQTCDGLGVKDTFDKQKVVANPNMSLADGAVYGWGRSNAYFYQMLMLVGKYYGFSIETPYEQLSDKHKKIVLYGSGTDDIDFSKIKGRKGWSNKAKPFEGIIPRMMRRYEESEIRSVREELSRYVVSKDCEQCHGDRLNESARNVFIDGQNLSNITKLSIADIYDFLKELKLEGARGQIADKILKEIVQRLAFLINVGLEYLSLDRRANSLSGGEAQRIRLASQIGAGLMGVLYVLDEPSIGLHQRDNQKLLNTLIYLRDIGNTVIVVEHDEETIKQADYVIDIGPGAGIHGGEIVAMGSPKDIENNLKSLTGDYLSGRQSIEVPAKRKSANQWLCIKGAKGNNLNKVDLSIPVGVLTCVTGVSGSGKSTLINDTLYALAAREVNRAQTTPAEYESVEGLNYFDKIVNIDQSPIGRTPRSNPATYTGVFSLVRDLFSQTLEARTRGYKAGRFSFNVKGGRCEACKGDGLIKTEMHFLPDVYVSCDVCQGQRYNQQTLEVFYKGKSIAQVLDMTVEQACEFFQPMPKIKQKLQTLMDVGLSYITLGQNATTLSGGEAQRIKLAKELSKMDTGQTLYILDEPTTGLHFHDIKLLLSVINRLREHNNTIVIIEHNLDVIKTADWIVDLGPEGGNKGGQIIAFGTPEEVVKVKGSYTGQYLKAYL; encoded by the coding sequence ATGGATCAAATTAGTATTCATGGCGCTAGAGTCCACAATTTAAAAAATATCGATATTGACATCCCTAGAAATAAGTTAGTTGTGCTTACTGGTTTGTCTGGTTCGGGTAAATCTTCACTGGCTTTTGACACTATTTATGCAGAAGGGCAGCGTCGTTATGTGGAGTCTTTATCAACTTATGTGCGTCAATTTTTGTCACTCATGGAAAAACCTGATGTTGATTATATTGAAGGACTCTCTCCAGCCATCTCCATTGAACAAAAAGCCATCTCACACAACCCCCGCTCAACGGTTGGCACAATTACAGAAATTTATGATTATTTAAGATTATTATTTGCTCGCGCAGGCATTCCTAAGTGCCCAAAACATCAAATTAATCTTGAGTCTCAAACCATTTCTCAAATGGTGGATAGTATTGTCAAATTACCAACAGGTGAGAAAATCATGCTGCTAGCACCCATTGTGCAAAATCGCAAAGGCAGCCATGCAAAATTATTGGAAGAATTAAACTACCAAGGTTTTTTAAGGGCTAGAGTTAATGGCGTAGTCGTGTATATAGATGAAATGGAAATGCTTAATGGCAAGGTTAACCATACTATTGAAATTATCATTGATCGTTTAAAAATACGAGAAGACATGGCCTCACGCTTGTCTGAATCGTTGGAAACTGCACTTAATTTGAGCGCTGGTTTGGTGCGAGTTGTACCTATGGAAGAAGATCCATCTTGGCAAGAAAAGGTGTTTTCTGCTAAATTTTCTTGCGTTGAGTGTGGCTACTCATTAAGTGAATTAGAACCTAGACTTTTTTCATTTAACAATCCAGTTGGTGCTTGTCAAACTTGCGATGGCTTGGGTGTAAAAGATACGTTTGATAAACAAAAAGTTGTGGCTAATCCTAACATGAGTTTGGCAGATGGTGCTGTTTATGGTTGGGGGCGCTCAAATGCTTATTTTTATCAAATGCTAATGTTGGTAGGTAAGTATTACGGATTCAGTATTGAAACTCCTTATGAACAATTAAGCGATAAGCATAAAAAAATTGTTCTTTATGGAAGTGGTACAGATGACATTGATTTTTCCAAAATAAAAGGACGTAAAGGCTGGTCTAATAAGGCTAAGCCATTTGAAGGCATTATTCCAAGAATGATGCGACGTTATGAAGAAAGTGAGATTCGTAGTGTTAGAGAAGAGCTTTCTCGTTATGTAGTGAGCAAGGATTGTGAGCAATGTCATGGTGATAGGTTGAATGAATCAGCTAGAAATGTGTTTATTGATGGGCAGAACTTATCAAATATCACCAAACTTTCTATTGCTGATATTTATGATTTTCTCAAAGAGTTGAAGTTGGAAGGTGCTCGTGGTCAAATTGCGGATAAGATTTTAAAAGAAATTGTTCAGCGTTTGGCATTTTTAATTAATGTAGGTTTGGAATATTTAAGTCTTGACCGTAGAGCAAATAGTTTGTCAGGTGGTGAAGCGCAGCGCATTCGCTTGGCTAGTCAGATTGGTGCAGGGCTGATGGGTGTGCTGTATGTGCTTGATGAACCATCAATCGGTTTGCATCAAAGAGATAATCAAAAGTTATTAAATACACTGATCTATTTACGTGATATTGGCAATACAGTGATTGTGGTAGAGCATGATGAAGAGACAATTAAACAGGCTGATTATGTGATTGATATCGGTCCTGGTGCTGGTATTCATGGCGGTGAAATTGTTGCAATGGGCAGCCCTAAAGACATTGAAAACAACCTTAAGTCTTTAACGGGTGATTATTTAAGTGGTCGTCAAAGTATTGAAGTACCTGCTAAACGTAAAAGTGCCAATCAGTGGTTGTGTATTAAAGGTGCTAAAGGTAATAATCTTAATAAGGTTGACTTGTCTATCCCTGTAGGCGTATTAACTTGTGTGACAGGTGTGTCTGGTTCTGGGAAATCAACCTTAATTAACGACACTTTGTATGCTTTAGCGGCTAGAGAAGTTAATCGTGCACAGACAACGCCTGCTGAGTATGAATCAGTTGAAGGTTTAAATTATTTTGATAAGATTGTCAATATTGACCAAAGCCCAATTGGACGTACGCCACGTTCTAATCCAGCAACTTATACGGGCGTGTTTTCGTTAGTACGTGATTTATTTTCACAAACTTTAGAGGCAAGAACGCGCGGTTATAAAGCAGGGCGTTTTAGTTTTAATGTTAAAGGTGGTAGATGTGAAGCATGCAAGGGTGACGGGCTGATTAAGACGGAAATGCATTTTTTGCCAGATGTTTATGTGTCATGTGATGTGTGCCAAGGCCAACGTTACAATCAACAAACTTTAGAAGTATTTTACAAGGGAAAGAGTATTGCACAAGTGCTTGATATGACCGTAGAACAGGCTTGTGAATTTTTTCAACCTATGCCCAAAATTAAACAAAAATTACAAACTTTAATGGATGTTGGACTCTCCTATATCACCCTTGGACAAAATGCAACCACCTTGTCTGGCGGTGAGGCGCAACGCATTAAATTAGCAAAAGAATTGTCAAAAATGGATACTGGACAAACACTCTACATTCTTGATGAACCGACAACAGGTTTACATTTCCATGATATTAAACTTTTGTTATCAGTTATCAATAGATTACGCGAGCATAACAATACCATTGTTATCATTGAACACAACCTTGATGTTATTAAAACTGCAGATTGGATTGTTGATTTAGGCCCTGAAGGGGGTAATAAGGGTGGGCAAATTATTGCGTTTGGTACACCAGAAGAGGTGGTAAAAGTTAAAGGCTCGTATACGGGTCAATATTTAAAAGCTTACTTGTAG